The DNA window TGACCGTAGAACAAAGTTTCCGAAACAATTATGTGTCGAAATACATGCCACCAACGTAAACAAAGATATTGGCAAGAAAAGGGCTACAACAAGATTTTATTCAGAGGAAGATAGCGGAGATGAGTTGTCTGACTGGTGACCTTATTGACACGTCAACAAAGTTTGTAATGTTGCAAAATTTCTGTAAATTGGCTTCACACCGACAAAAGGGAAATGTGGACTGCATTCGTGAAAACATAATAGCTCAAGTTgactgtaaaatcaaaggtatttttgattattattctgtgataaataattggcattggagattattggttttgagatatttggaatttatttgcgaagtggttttggagatgattggattttacaGGTGATTGATAGGGACTGCTGTCTGTTGggttcggtcagaccgggcatgggttaccagtcagaccggcggttaTCGAGCGGTCACACCGGCTCAGCCCGCAGTCTGGCCGGctgactctgtgtcggtttcggtttcgggttgtttatttggatatccgtgattgtttcatattAACGACTTCtggatggatactatgcgtatgtaatactttTGTTTgttactaatgagtcaagttggggatagcttggtctcggaatatggtttctttgtttgtttcatgtgtaggtgacttgatgcctcgggagagtatttgcggtgatggatcgggaatCGATTTGGTGGTAAGGTGATGTCCGtgacggtcagatatcatgcgggatacttaggctagaattcaatgcacgtggttggtgaagattccatatggcatacgatggaggtattgtgtacGTATGGGCttcggagtcgaatttggaagaagtccaaatttggtatgattggttatgtaaagtttgtttcttgtacgagaaggtttcttatggggattaggacttctagtatgagtttggttcgtggttttaggctgcctacatgtataaatagagagggagcgtgaggcttcccgatatcgcttttgagagcaattgagttgctagattagttagggttttgagtttagtcgagatttttgtaaggagtgttattgatgcactttgtaaacacaagagagaagcaataaagttgtccttatttgtgtttcatcgggttcgacggtctaaccggcaattcaccggcggtcagaccggcggcatcgcggtggtcagaccagcgggcacacggcggtcagaccggcagcgaTGACAGGAGTTGGCAGGCAATCttggcggttcgaccgatcggTCTATATCAGTCAGACCGACGTGTtccaggcggtcagactggccctaCTTCTTCGGTcggaccgcgatccgtcgaatttgagggtaactttttaTTCCGCAAAAAGATTGGGTTTTTGGGCACACCAACCATCCACCCCCCTTGGTTGGCTTAGTTTTTGTGTTTCGATCCTATATTGACAACAATGATTCCAGTGTACTTAGCTTGTTAACACGTGTTGTCGTCTCTTCGTTTTGCGAGTCAAATTTGATAGAGGAAATTCTTTTACGAGCTGATTTGCTTATAGCATAACGGGGTGTGTCACttgaaaaaaagaatgaaaatcAGGCAAGATTTATTTTCTGGTTTCAATACTTTGGTTGGGTGATGAATGTTTTTAGTTTAGTTGGAGATGAAAGCATATCTGTACGCCTACAAGTGTGGCCCTTGTATGACGAAAGATGCTCTGATTGTGTAGTTTACTCCCATCATCAAATGTAAGATAAAATTAATCCTGACCAAGTCCATTGTGCACAAGCCACCAATGCCAAGTTGTGCAGATACATTATATACACAGCTCAACTGCCAAAACGAGTTGTTCTTCAAACTCCAGCtcaccatctccatctccatcgaaCGAGAGGGCACCAATCAATTAGGTGATCAACAACATGGCCGCCGGCGGGAGGCCGGCCACCATGCGTGCCGTCCAGtacggcggctacggcggcggcgccgccgcccttaAGGTCAGCTCTGGTTGATTTTACTTGATTCAGAGTAATTATTTACCGTTCATGTCCAGGGGATTCCCAATTTTGTCTGGATCTCTGGATTTCAGACAGGAACTATCATTCACATGCTCATTAGTCTGGTTGAACTGCTTTATATTGCAAGGGTCTATTTGTGCAAAACCAGGATTGATGTTAGTAGCAGTATGATAAGCAGAAATAAGCAAGTTATGCAAAGCTCAGAAATGAACAGGTTGAGGATAGGGAATTAGGGAGGGATTACATGTTTCAATCTAACGGCAATGGAGTTGACTTGGCATGTTTATGTCATCATGTGCTATTTGGCAATTTGCTTGGAAGTAAACTACAGAACAATTTATTTTTGCCACTAGCGTAAGAGTTTGCCTAATGTCATTTTTTTACTCTGTCCGTCTACGTATGGGTGGACCCAGCCTGGGCTAAGGCCCACACCAGCCCATCCTATTTCGGCCCACATAAAACTAAGCATGGTGAAATTTGATAGTAATAAGTCTATATTACATCCGTCATCTCTTCCTCTATATTGAATCGCTTTccccaaccataaaaccaggtATACCGTCAATCTTATTTTcaaaaaccagtgcaaatcgACTTATTTACTTATTCCCATGTGGGCAATCCCACTACCTATAAAAAATCCGTTTGCTAGTTCATTTCTGATGTGGTAGaataaaatttggaaaaaaaaatgacgtaGAAGTGAAATAGACGGGCAAAAAAAAATCCGCTTACCCACCCAACTTATACCCCTAGATGCATTTCTAGACCCAGGTTGAAATAGATCATCGTTTTAAGGTAAATTTTGAAGTCAAATGTTCTACAAACTATGTGATAAATTTCTGTTTCAGTTTGTGGAAATCCCTGTTCCTTCACTCAAGAAGGATGAAATTCTCATAAAAATAAAAGCAGCAAGCCTCAACCAAGCTGATTGGAGGATTCAGAAAGGGTTGATGCGCCCGTTTCACCCAAAATTCCCATTTATCCCAGGTACGTACAATTTCTGGTCAAATTATTTCAGAtcatcttttttgtttttcaccATGAAACCTCTGATGTAATCACTCTTCTCTCAAATTTGGGAAGCAGTAACGGATGTTTCTGGGGAGGTCATTGAGGTTGGCTCTGCAGTTCGCGAGTTCAAAGTTGGTGACAAAGTCGTCTCCAAACTTAACCTCTGGGTAATTTCGAATTCCAAACACCTTGtctcaaattcaaaattccagGGAGACAATCTGTTGATTTCACAATCCACTAAATTTTAACCTCTGGGTAATTTCGAATTCCAAACACCTTGcctcaaattcaaaattccaTCGAGACAATCTGTTCATTTCAAAATTCACTAAATTTGAGCTGTTTGGACGTTATATGACCTGACCAAATTTACTGCAAATCTCCAATGACAGAAAGCAGGAGGCCTGGCAGAGTACGTGGCGGCATCGGAGAGCGACACCGTGTCCCACCCCGCCGGaatctccgccgccgacgcggcagGGCTTCCCGTCGCCGGCCTGACGGCTCTCCAGGCGCTGAGCTCCATCGGCACCAAGTTCGACGGCTCGGGCACCGGCGCCGACGTGCTGATCACCGCGGCCTCCAGCGGCGTCGGCACGTACGCCGTCCAGCTGGCCAAGCTCGGCAACCACCGCGTCACCGCCACGTGCGGTGCACGCAATCTGGACCTCGTCGGCACcctcggcgccgacgaggtcctGGACTACGCCACCCCAGAGGGGGCCGCGCTCGCGAGCCCCTCCGGTAAGAAGTACGACTACATCGTCAACCTCACCGACCGCGGCAAGTGGTCGGTGTTCAGGCCGCAGCTGAGCAGCAACGGTGGCAGGGTCGTCGACGTGTCCCCCAACCTCGGCAACTTCTTGGCGTCGGTGATGACGCTCTTCTCGCGGAGGAAGAGGCTGTCGCTGGTGATCCTGACGCTGGGGAAGAAGGAGCTGGGGTTTCTCCTCGAGCTGATGAGGGAAGGGAAGCTCAAGACGGTGGTCGACTCGCGGCATCCGTTCGAGAAGGCCGCGGAGGCGTGGGAGAGGAGCATGAGCGGCCACGCCACCGGGAAGGTCATCGTGGAGATGTAAGATTGTGATCTGTACATGCTCGTGATTTTTATTGTCTTTTGATGTTGTCACACAAACTCTTTCTCTAGTTCTTCTGATTGCCTCGTGGTTGTATATTGCTTATGATTTTCTGAAACGTGTTGTGCATTTGTCAAAATCCGACCGAGATATATAGCTGGAACATGCCAATATCGCGCTAGCTCAGAACCTCCCAAGATTTTtacaaatttggttaaaattaatgaTCCACTAAAAGTTGTTCAAATTTTGTTGAATTTCATTCAATCTGGTTTGAGTTAATCTAAAAAATGGGTTTAAATTCAAGATTCTTTCAGCGATATTTGATTCAAAGTTGTTAAACGAAAAACTGGGCTCCTACTTGCGAAAATGCAAGGTATTATGGCGTCGAGTTATTGCAATTCAGGTTCGAAATTTTGGATCCCCAACGAGTAATTGTCTCACCcaaaattttcagaaattttcttaattttttatgaatttggtccaagtttattcaaattcaatcaaaatttattaaaattcaaataattttgtgCCAAAAATCCAGAAAGTACCgaaattttgatcaaaatcGAAAATGCAGACCCAGGGATAACCTTTGATttggaaaaaggacaaaaaaaaaatagtacacgCATTGATTTTTATCGAAAGAGCAACGTGACTATTTGTCTATTTCATCCATATCAAATACTAGCTGGCAGGTTGTTGAGGTGTTTATTAATGAGGGATACTTATATCTGCTTGCCCTTGCCCTGGACAGACAGACGGTATCAATACGGAGAAGAAAATCACTGTGCATGGACAGACTTACTACAATGCTCTTGGAATCAGACTCAACGAGAAGCTAGCTAGAGAGCACACCATATGTTTTCCGGATAATAAAATCTTGGAGTGATAATAGGAGGGGGCACATCAAGGAGAGCTTATGTGTACTGTGCGCAGATGATCACGGTGGCTTGTTGAATGGAAGGCACTAGGAATTTCAGTAGCAGCAGAATAGACTTGTAGCGTCGAGACAACTACCAAATGCGGTCGAAATGGTTTTTCGTAGACAAATGTAGCACTCGCCTGCACCTAGAGATATGTGAAAATCAGGACATGTGGCTCGTACAATCATCCTCCAAAATTGCTTTTCTCAAACGATCCACCGAGTGTGGGCCGTCTACGAAAATCACTTATTGCAGTTAGCTAAGTTTTAAGACACCCGATtgtaattatgatttttttctaaagaatcaaaacaaaaaagaaaaaagtactGCCACTTCAAAACAACCCTAGCTCCTCCCCAGGAAATATTCACATTCAGAGATTTAGATCCACAAATGCAACCAGAATGAGAACATGAACTTCATCATAAACTGAAAAAtaacatgaaaaagaaaaaaccagaAAGCATGCTAATGTGTTGCAACACATTCCACACACCCATTACaataaaaagaattaaataCCATTAGCCTGATTTACTTATAAAAATGTGCCTTTTGtatatctataattttgttataaaatACTACCACTCTGTCATATTACAAGGAGATTGCTATACTGATTGTTTCTTATTAGTCAATGCATTGTTGTGGACAACAAGAAAGGATTAATCTATGCGCTTCTCGGTTTAATTTTATAGAATTCCTGGTTTCCTTCTTAGGAGTGGTGATAAATTTTGATACATTATatttcatttgcttttagaCAAGATATGGTAGAAATTGTTCTATATGAAATCTGCTAACACATACACATATTTGGTATGTACTTCCATCCTGATTATGGCTTTTGTCTGTTCTTTTCAATGCACTCTACGAAATGTCGCCTTTTAAAATCAGTAATTTACATACCACATGGCTGAATCTTTTGGCGCATCATAGTGTCCGGCTCGAGTGGAACAAAAAACAGTAACTGAGCTCAAGAATATTAATCCATGGGAAACTGAGGTCATGTTGCAACAAAATTCATTGAGCAAAACAATGCTTTTGGCTTGTACAtgtcaccttttttttctacaaaatttgcTTTATAGTCTACCAGCTCAGTTGTTGCAAAATTAAGCCCATCTCAGCTGTGTTGGTTTTTATCATGCTCCTGCTATCATAGGACAACAAGTCCATATTGATCTAGCTACAAATGTTCTGGTGGTTGCATTTcctgatttattttattttgcattGATGCAATGCTTTCCTAGCTCTGTTTATGTATGAGGTACAAGTACATATTAGTATTATCACTTTTTTTCCATTGTATGTGTGTTTCGAACAATAGTTATAATTTCAGTTCATATTACTTTAACTATAGTTTGACACTCAAAATCTATTAATCTATGGTGCTGAAATTTGGTGGAGCTTTTGGTGAAGACAAAGCAATTGGTGGAGGATGAGAAGCAGGGAGTGATTCCATTGAATGTTtgaaagatttgttttggttttcTGTTTTCAGATTTCCTGTTATTAGGTTGAATCTGAGATGAACTATTGTTTGAATTCTGTTGTATTCTGATTGTATCTGTTATTAATTGAAACTGAGATGGTATCTATTATTAGGTTTGAATTTGAGATGGTATGAGAAATTGGATTGAATTTGGTGGGCTCAAATTTTATGGGCCTGTTTAGTGGGCTTTGACTTGATAGTTGGTTGACAAAATGGGCCAGTTTTGAAATGGGCCTATTTTAAAATGGGTcagttctaaaaaataattggCCGTTGTTAAATAATTAATGGGTCGTCAAAAAAATAATGGccgtataaaaaaaatgttgacgtcagctgccacgtcatcAGTGACATGTCATCACACACGTGTCAATGACCACGTCACCTGCCATgttggccgccacgtggcaaccATCTGTGGTGTTTAATTTCGTCACAAAGGTTGGGCCTAGGTTGGACTACAGGAGCCCATAAGCGTTTTATGACGGTTAAAAAACGTCATAGATTGTGCTGATCCGTGACGATTTCGGAGAAAACGTCGACAAATTTAATCTGTGACGCTCAATAGATGACGATAAGTATAATCGTCACAGACAAATTCCTGTGACAAATTTTCAGTGATCCATGACGAATTGTTTTCGtcatagattaaatagattcttgtagtggCATCAGTAGGAGCTAATGTTGTCATCACAGACATCGCCACAGCCAACCACCAGCAGCCTCCACCGAAACGCAGCCGCAGAGCCAACGGCGCCCGGCAAGCATGGGTAGCTGCTCGGGCTCGGCTGCATGAATCATGCGAGCAGAGTCGAACAACAAGTCGAACCCAATGAACAATTCCATTCAAAGGAATATTCTAGAGGGGGCCCTTTTCCACTTGTTACCATCACTTTACCATATTCAGTGCACTAGACTGGTACTTAATTACTAATTACTGTACTTAATCACAGGGTTTGGGCATTCACCTACATGAAGTTGAGTAGAAGCTAATTACattcttaattaatttactaGTTCGAACAAAGGATAGATAAGTGGATCAGCCATGTAAACTAGCAAAGTGTAGAATTCatcatctatttttttaaattttaagataATACAAGACAATAATCTCTAATCTATCAATATTTCATGACGATCATttcatcaatataattttgtatatcGGTTTTCTTCATATTAAATAACTCAACATTGACAAATTTATAGCGTGTATGTTAAATGGTCGACGTAGTTATATGGATTTAAGTACACCTTTTACTCCTCGCTAGGCTTGCCCAGGCTTAGAAAAATTTGTAGATCCGCCACTGTCGAAATGGCATCATGCATGGCTGTCTCAGTCTTATCCTCGGCAACAACAACACAGTGGTGCCATGCCAGATTCGCCTCCACCTAGCACCGCAGAGCCAGATCTGCCTTTACAGCGGCTGCCAGTAGTGGATCCTTGAGGGTGGGGGAAATGTTATCGACTGATCCACCCCCCTGGCGTCGTCGGACCAACCTCCTTAGCCACTACCACCTACTGCCTTGCGAGGATGTGAGAGAGAAGATAAATAGTGTGGACAGGGTGAGGGAATAGATAGAGTCACGGGCAGATCTACGGTCGGGCATCTTTATTTAGGCTCTAGGTTTTTTCAGGCAGCAGGTCCTCCTGGAAAAATAAGTATAGGCCGTTATTGTAAGGTTTCGTGTATTAAAATTACAATTTTCATAGTCTGCCTTTTTAAGAGGCCGGtctgtaataataataatattttcgaAGACAGCCCTCCTAGTACACCCACTTATAAAaatctaaatttatagttaaaaattataactttatagtcGCGATCAGCTTAATACTTGATAATCAAAAGATGAACTTGATACTTGATAGCTAGCCCTGAGATGCTGTGATGCTACCAGGGCACTAGGCATTGCAATTAAGGGACCTCGATTCAGCTGACCCATTGGGCGTTAGTCTACTTTGTACTGTCTGTTAATATAACAAGCGGTACTATTTCAGATCAACATTTCAAAAAGGAATATGCTGGGGAGGTAGTCGTCGGCCGTCCACGCggggggaggaggtcgccggccgTCCGTGCGGGGGGAGGAGCAGCACGCGCGGAGGCCTCCGCCACTCGTTctcgccacccgccgccgaccaaggggaagaaggggagagaaagagagagaagagagagagggaggaggaagaaagaagaggattgatatgtgggcccacatttctttttgAGTGAATGTCTAATGGGTCTCACACATACTTTTTAATTCTGCTGCCACGTatgtgccacgtcaacgccacgtagaACGAAGGATCGGTCAATatcgccacgtaggcgccacgtcagcaaaaccgccctccaaaaccaccgagggagtcaaattgcaccggttttaggagttttggggtcgagatatctggttttgtagtttaaggtcatggattagatttcgatcacaaTTGAGGGTCATGAAATCCTTGGCTTACCGGTGGGTTACAATAGAATTCTTTTTGAccattcctattttttttcctgaatggAGAGAAAACATGTTTTGAGTTCAGCAATAGTTTATCAAACTTTTagttcagccaaaaaaaaatttttgagTTTCTCTCAGCGATGTACATGATCATTCAGACCTGTAGGAGAAGTGTTTACAATTTCGGTGGCCATTGAAATTTTGGTTGTTGCCgaaaatttgaaaaatcatGAACTTCGGTGTTTTCTGAtaaaaaatttctgaaattttaatatattttgattgattttgaataatttttgacaaaattcttaaatatttgaaaaatcccaaaaattttAGAGGAGATTTGTGCTTGCTGGTGAGGTTTGAAATTTCAAATCATGTGAAGGAGTGCAGGGCTGACCAATTATttgaaaagaagagaaaaatggTAAACATACGTTTAGTTTTATTGAAAACAACATGACTATTTGTACCAACCTAGGACATCCATAccaaatactctctccatctaagAAAATCGACTTCTAACTAAAGTTCTGATGATGTATCTGGGCACCCTATATTTACATGTATAAtctaaagttgatttttttagacgATGGGTAGCTAGCTAGTGGTTGAGCTGTTTAATATTGACAGTGTTACTTCTCTGCATTGCCCCTGGCTGGgacagctatatatatatatactagtagtatatgtACTAACCTAGGACATCCATAccaaatactctctccatctcagAAAAAATCGACTTCTAACTATAGTTCTGATGATGTATCTGGACACCCTATATTTACATGCATAAtctaaagttgatttttttagacgATGGGTAGCTAGCTGGTGGTTGAGCTATTTAATATTGACAGTTTTACTTCTTTGCTTTGACCTTGGCTGGgacagctatatatatattagtagtatTTGTACCAACCTAGGACATCCATACAAAATACTCTCTCCTTCTCagaaaaaatcaacttctaactATTGTTCTGATGATGTATCTGGACACCCTATATTTACATGCATAAtctaaagttgatttttttagacgATGGGTAGCTAGCTGGTGGTTGAGATATTTAATATTGATAGTGTTACTTCTCTGCTTTGCCCTTGGCTGGaacagctatatatatactagcagtATATGTACCAACCTAGGAAATCCATACCAAATACTCTCGCCATCTCAGAAAAAATCGACTTCTAACTATAGTTCTGATGATGTATCTGGACATCCTATAATTACATGGATAATCTAAAGTTGATTTTCTTAGACGATGGGTAACTAGCTGTGGTTCAGCTGTTTAATATTGACAGTCTAACTTCTCTGCTTTGCCATTGGCTAggacaactatatatatactactagtagtatatgtACCAACCTAGGACATCCATACCAAATACTATCCATCTCAGAAAAAATCGACTTCTAACTATAGTTCTGATGATGTATCTGGACACCCTATATTTACATGCATAATCTAAAGTTGATTTGTTTAGATGGTGGGTAGCTAGCTGGTGGTTGAGTTGTTTAATATTAACCGTGTTACTTCTGTACTTTGTCCTTGGCTGgtacaactatatatatacttgtagTATATGTACCAACCTAGGACATCCATAccaaatactctctccatctcagAAAAAATCGACGTCTAACTATAGTTTTGATGATGTATCTGGACACCCTATATTTACATGCATAATCTAAAGTTGATTATTTTAGACGATGGGTAGCTAGCTGGTGGTTGAGCTGTTTAGTATTGACAGTGTTACTTCTCTGCTTTCCCGTTGGCTgggatagatatatatatactagcagtATATGTACCAACCTATGACATCCATACCAAATACTCTCTTCATCTTAGGAAAAAATCGACTTCTAACTATAGTTCTGATGATATATCTAGACACCCTATATTTACATACATAAtctaaagttgatttttttagacgATGGATAGCTAGCGGGTGGTTGAGCTGTTTAATATTGACAGTGTTACTTCTCTGCTTTGCCCCTGGCTGGgacagctatatatatactagtagtatatgtACCAACCTAGGACATCCATACCAAATACTCTTTTTATCTCAGAAAATATCAACTTCTAATTCTGATGATGTTCTGGACACCCTATATTTACATGCATAAtctaaagttgatttttttagacgATGGGTAGCTAGCTGGTGGTTGAGCTGTTTAATATTGACAGTGTTACTTCTCACTTTGTCCTTGGCTGGGagtgctatatatatactagtagtagtatatgtaTGAAGGAAACAATTTCTACACGGGCAGACACATTATACAACAATGATATGTGCCAGATCACTTCCATGAGCATTCTCGTAGAAATCTTGGAGAGCTAATGCATCATGGTGAGATTGGTATAACTGCATGATAGCTGTGGCTTGCATTGTACGTCGGAATGGAGGGCGCTAGGAATATCAATCCCATGA is part of the Oryza glaberrima chromosome 4, OglaRS2, whole genome shotgun sequence genome and encodes:
- the LOC127769869 gene encoding quinone-oxidoreductase QR1, chloroplastic-like, which translates into the protein MAAGGRPATMRAVQYGGYGGGAAALKFVEIPVPSLKKDEILIKIKAASLNQADWRIQKGLMRPFHPKFPFIPVTDVSGEVIEVGSAVREFKVGDKVVSKLNLWKAGGLAEYVAASESDTVSHPAGISAADAAGLPVAGLTALQALSSIGTKFDGSGTGADVLITAASSGVGTYAVQLAKLGNHRVTATCGARNLDLVGTLGADEVLDYATPEGAALASPSGKKYDYIVNLTDRGKWSVFRPQLSSNGGRVVDVSPNLGNFLASVMTLFSRRKRLSLVILTLGKKELGFLLELMREGKLKTVVDSRHPFEKAAEAWERSMSGHATGKVIVEM